The stretch of DNA caaatgcacaacaaagaagaAAACATACCCACAAAACTCCTACCCTGTGCTCACAAAGCACCACCACAAAtccccttctcttcccctggAGAAGCCGGCAGCACTGATCTGAGCAACGGTCACAGAGCAGCCTTGGTCAACCTGGTACCCTCTgcatttgggggggcgggggctggCTACCAAAGCCTACAATGGAGATTAGTTCAAGCTGCCATTCCATTCCAAGAAACAGGATGGGAAATCCTTTTCAAAATTGTCAAATATTTAGTGGTCTATAAAACTTCCAAACAAATGCTTTAATATTAAGGCCAAACTAACTCCaagacccagggctttttttccagccggaactcgcttagttccagcacctctcaggtgggcaccattgccattctaagagaatgagggaggtgttcatggtgagttccggcacctttttttctaaaaaaatagcactgcctatcTTTACCCACTTCAGTCCGGGTTAAGGCCAGGGATTAGGGCTGAAATGATCTACTGAAGATCTTTCACCGCCAGAttaacacacacactttccagcaggcttttatgGGACTCCTCTGGTGCCTGGACGAGATTGTTTATACGCTGCTTCCTAactttctttgtttctgcttCCTAACTTTGTAACTGGAAACTGTTTTAtaattttacctttttactattgCCTGCCCTGGTTTCACTATGCAGCGATGAGACAGAGTAAAATATTGCAAATAAAAATGAGCCTGAACCCTTTTTTATTAGCCTAAGGGACTAGCAATTTGTGTCTCCGTGCTGGCTGCAGTGAATACTGTAGAAATAGAGGATGGTTGCCCCTTAGCAGGCttagggggagaaagaaaaaaagaaaggaaggaaggaaggaaggaaggaaggaaggaaggaaggaaggaaggaaggaagggagggagggaggggagagttccCCTTCGTCTTCTGCAGTTGGCATGGAAACCAAGCAGAATGGAGAGATCCATCCCTCTTGCACCAGCTCACTCACTCACCTGCGTGGGACTCCTAACCCCCTATAGACACCAGGCAAGTTGTTAAATAAAAGGCTGTCTTACTATCCAAGTTTTAAGAGTACTGAAACCAATACACAGAGTTTGGAGCTGAATTTAAGAGGCAGCTTTTAATCACATGGAAACAGGCAGGAAGATGTCCAAGGGAGTCACTTTTTGTTCTCTCTTCTCTGCTTCAGCCATGTGAAGTCAAAGAGCGTCAAATCAAACCCACTGTGAGGTACCCCACCTGTTCATCAACTTAAGACACATACCCATTTAATATGCCACACATGCAGAAAATAAGAAGTGCTGCAGCTgaacagaaaaaagcaaaaaacaaaaaacagttattTGAAACAGAGAGACCATGCAAATGCAAAATGGAAAGAGGTGCTGCGTCTTGAGGCAAATAGCTTTTTCATTCTGCTCCTGCTGCACGTCTACTTGCCAAGCAACCAAGTGTTATCCAGAGCCATCCAGGCATAATTCAAAGTCAaaactgccctgggctccttcagcaGGAAGGGCAGGATGCAAATTCAGTCAATAAATAAAACCCTTCACTGGCTCAAATTAACACACCCAAGATTAATTGTTAATGCAAGCATGAAATCAAGCAAGAAAGATgcccttttgttttcaaaaagaagCCATGCAAATGAATGGAAGTTCCCAGCTAAACAGAAGATGAGGcaaatttcttttgtcttttttgtaagTCTCCAAGGTGTGTCCTTGAAAGTGAAGGATCTTCTCGCAGCACCGAAAACCCCACATTCTTCTGCTTCTCACCTAACACTCACGAGTCACTTCAGCTCATTCCTCTACTGCAGCCTCTCTCAACCTGACGCTATTCacttattttggactacaacttccatcagccccaggcagcacagcttCATTTTCTCAATTTGCTGTGGAGTTGACTAAAGAAAGTCAACTGCCTTTGTTTATGTGAACCCAGGCTAAGTTACTGCAGCAGCATTTAGAGTTAAAATTCACAGCCAAACCAGCTCACTGGAGGCAGAATGCAAAAATACAATCCCTCTGCATATATCTTAATGGAAACTGGATCAAGAAATTCACTGTTCAGCTCACAAATGCCCCTGCTGACAGGGCAACTGCTGTCCCTGAAGTGCTACGTTAGTGTGAAGCTAAGCAAATGCTAAGCCCGCAAAGAACAGAAACAGAGGAAGTTGCATGCAATTTATTTTGTCAGATcagatggttgggggggggggcactgcatgCTTGAATCATCCCCCATGTTATAAGCTCCCAACCACCAATGTATGTCAAGAAACTAGAGTAGAACTGACATACGAGCGCCTAACACAGGGCTGGATTCAAGGCTGCAACCTGCCACCTGTCGTCTGATACGGCACCCTAGCAAAAGCTGCGCCCTATGATTGCTCCCAAGCGCATGCTCTGGTTCTGAATTACGAGCTGAAGGAATGCCACACAGCAATTTCACTTTGGGTTAGTCTGCAAATGCAATCTGGCTAGAGTAAGCAGGATATGTCACAAACAGGATGCCATGATATGAGAGCTCATTCCACCTCATCCATCCCTTCTGAATTATGGTAAGAAAAGCCACACACGCacaggctcggggggggggaatcaatcacAGTAGGAGCAGGGGGAGTTATATCTGTGAGATATGCCATAGCTAGGAAAAATGAATGCAGTTAGCCAGCTGGTGAGAGAGCGCCCAGGTACTCACTCCGGCCAGCGACTTCTGGATATTCTCCCTGGCTCTGGCAATGTCGCGTAGGATCGTGCTGGCTCCGTTCTCCTGCAAACAGTGCAGAAAGAACCaagtgtttggttttttgtttggtttggtttttttttttttttaaaaaaaggcacaaaCAGATACAGGAGAAATTACTGAGGGTGGATCACATGAAAGGAGGGAAAGTGTTTTTACTGTGTAGAGAGCAGTCAGCCATTGAAAAAAATTAGTGAGCGTAAAAATCCATCCATGGAATGAAACAACTATGTTGTCAGCAGCTATATCTGGAATAGCTGCAGGATAGGATCCAGGCAGCAGCCACCGGGACGCTCCAACTTCCCACCAACTTTTGCATCAGACAAGCGGGTGTAGCTATTCATGACACAGCCTTACCCGTGTCTGGGTCAGTGACCCTATTCTCCATAGAAAGTGCACATGCAGACTTTGAATTGACAAAAGTGCTTTTTCTACTGCTGCTACCCACCCTATGCAAATGGAGTGGGTTTATAGACACAATAAATTTCTTACATCAAAAGCAGGGCAGCCGTATATCCTGAACTGAGACTTGCATTCTTtggtgtagaccagtgtttctcaaacttgggtctccagctgttgttgggactacaactcccatcatccctagcttgcaggaccagtggtcagggttgatgggagttgtactccaacaactgCTGGAGACCAAAGTGTGAGGAACACCGGCCTAGATTATGAAAATGGAATATATTTGGTTTCGAACAAGATTCTGCTCTTAAGTGCCAGGCTTTCAAAAAAAAAGCTGGCATCTCCCCAACCACATAAAGAATGGTGGTGAAAGAATTGGAAACATGGTGGAGATGGCAAGCATACCTGGGCTAGATGTATGGAAGCCATGAGATGGGAGGCAGAGTTGGGTCAAGCACTGATGCCACAGCTGCTGGCAAGCCAGGTCCCCTCTCATCTGAGCCTTTCTCCAGCAACTGGCCATGTGTTAGCAAGCACCTCTCAACCATTGTGACTAGAAACTTTTTTAGGGGAAATCTTTCAGGATACCAAATTCTGTGTGGGGTACTCCAATCTACACTTCAGAGCCTTGAACGCAAGTTTCCTCATGCTGACCTGATGCTGGGTTCAACTttaatctagaccaggcatccccaaacttcgaccctccagatgttttggactacaattcccatcatccctgaccattggtcctgttagctagggatcatgggagttgtaggccaaaacatctggaggaccgcagtttgggggtgcctggtctagaatgtATCTTCAGGCATAACTGCTGTTAAATCATGAAAGCTGTTTTGTTCTAATGGTGGCAGTCACACTGTCTATGCCATGCATCTGAAGCCCTCCACACACTAAGCTGAGTTTAGTATGCATCAGGTCCTACATGAGCATTTCCTCAAACCTTTGACACCTGTgggacagattttttaaaataaaaaataaaagttggaGACACACTTCAGTCTTAATACCCAcaaaatagaatcacagaatcaaatAACTGTGTAGTTTCTCAACCAGTTCTTTAGAACTGTGGGACAGCCAAGTTTATGCTGTTTTCCCAGATTGCACCCACCTGCCTTTCCATTCAGTTAGGGTTCAGGGATGGGATAGAACTTTCTGGCCAACGTTGGGTGTTCTAGGATTCCCCTGTGACAAGTGATAGTGCAAGTTGTGTCAAAGAATCCGTGTTTGGAATGGTGAATACTGAAGGCACACTTCAGTCTCTCTTGTGGGCAGCCACagatgtgttaaaaaaaaaacctccaaaagaaAATAGGGCCCTGGAAAGCACCAGTCTAATCCTTCCTGGCAAGAGCCAACATACTTCTAAACTGCCATGTTCTCTACTTACTTTGCCAAATCTTTATTAGACATTACAAGTACAGGCCAGCATACTGTCATGTTCTCAAGATGCAGGAAAGTCAGCCTATTTAAAGAAGGCGCTTATCAATTTCAAGGCCCTAATGACTGTCAGTCTCATTTGCTTCCTTACTAACTAACAAAGCAGCTTGGAGAATAAGCCCTGGGAGACTGAATACTTAGAAGCTGCTGCTTCTGGATATGGTGCAAACGTCACTTGATCTCCTGCTTACCAGAGAAAAGAGAGCCCACTGCTTCACTCACAGCCTGCCCCTCTGAGGGCCTGTACCATGTGCACAACTGCTCACAGGTGAGCATTTCTAGTTCCTACAGTTATGTAACTACTGAAGGCAGCACAAATGTAGCTGAGCAAGTGCAGCATCTACCAGCCAGGCAATAACCGTAcagtacttttccgtgtattagACGAGGGTGTTTTActccaaaataaagtaaaaaatggggggggtttatcttatacatgggtagtgcagaggggggacagGCGATTGGTGGCATCCGGGAGCAGGATCTAGTGATTGGGTGAGTGGATGGTGTCTGCTGCAAGgactgctttggattggctgctgctttgtCAAATGGGTGGGTTATTAGCGGATGCGTCAAGTGCTGCCATGGATTGGCTACCACTTTGGCAATTTGGCTTGTGCTGCTTGCAATTGTTAGCGTTTGCCAGTTGGGTGAGTGATACTTGGTTCAGcattccccccattttcttaaatttgagccccccaaaatagggggcatcttatagatggaaaagtatgATATTTAAGAAAGCCCTGCAGATTTCAACCATATTTCACTTTTCTGCAGGTTGTGAGGAAGAGGGGAGTGTGTTTCAGTGTCCAACAAATGCTGTTCATAACGTTCACAAGAAAGAACGTGTAAGAATTTCCTTCACCTTCTCCCTTCCTTACAAGCCATCTTCTATAACAGAGTCAACAGCAGCCTCTCTGGAACCTGTTCACAGTCACAAAACTTTGCTCCCTGCTCTACAGCTATTTTCTTGCAGCCTAGAAAACCTTATCAACCTGAATCCTGCCTCTCATCTCCATTATTCAATGCCAAGGAGGCAATGCTGTTCCTACTCTGTCCTTTCAGAGTAACCTGGATTATTGAGAAAcagtggctgcattcagatggaACACTAAAGCATGGTTTAGCACGGGAGTGGAAAACCTCTGGTCCACAAGCCAAATCTAGACCACCATGActccccatttggcctgcaaGATCATTTTCCTGAAATCACACTCACCTGCCCCACACCAAACATCCTATGTGACATCAGGTATGGGGCAGACAGGCGCAGCAGGATTCCATTCCCCTCTCACCAGCTGATGTGCGGAGTGTTCAGTCCTGTTTAGTTTGGGTGCACAAAAGAGAATTGTAGATCTGGGCCACCAGGCcaaaaatgttccccatccctggtttagcaATATGGGAATGTGTCAGAACAGGCCTTTCCAGCCCTTCGCCTACAAAGGAGAAAATCTGAAGCATTCGTCTTCTCTTTGTAACAAACTACAGGTGGTTAAACTAGAATTATCAAGAAGAGCCagttgcgcatatatatatatatatatatatatatatatatatatatatatatagagggggAGAATTGTGCTTTGTCACAAAGCACAACTGGAAGGATAAAGCTTTCTCCCCTTGCACACAAAGGAagtgggaagagaaggagaacATGCGAAACCAAACCTCACCATGGTGCAGCCTCACATTGCTAAGTCATACTTTAGCACTGTACCCGAATGCAGCTAATATGGCTCCATTTTCCTTTTCAAATAGctcaaaagtttattttaatgcacattgTTTTACCCTAGCCAGCACTCTCAAGGACAAACATTTAAAAGTGCAAAGAATGCATGGTTCGAGGGGCAAGGGGTAATTAATGtggaatggaggtaagctggaaaTTACCTGCTTGGCAATCAACTACCTCTTGTAGTACTCAAACTACAACACCTGTACAGTAGCTGAGGAGCTCTTCTTCCCTGGAAACGCACCAGGGAAAGGAGATCTTGCCCTCTCAAGGTAGTGCATCCCACTGGGAAATAACATGTTTTGGATTCACTTGTACCATAGAGtaaggtggggtgggagagcaggGTGATTGTTCTGCAACCAAAGGCAAAAGGCCAATACTTGACAAGGAGATGATAGGCAGGAAGAGAATTTTAAGACGTCTGGTGCTCCAAGAATAATGTGAGAGGCACTCTACGTAGggtattgcagtgtttctcaaccagtgtgcctccagatgttttgggactacaactcccatcatccctagctagcaagaccagtggtcaggaatgatgggagttgtagtcccaaaacatctggaggcacactggttgagaaacactggggtaTTGTTTTGTAGATCCTACAGGTACTAAGCAGTATATCAGTTACTTGGTGGTGGTCAGGAACTAGCAGGTGGCAGCTGTCGCCTTCAAGCCCCATTTATAGgattcccacagacatctgattAGCAGGAGACTAGGCGGAGGCTAGCAAAGGTCATCAGGTGTTCAGTAGATGGTGAGATTGTGAATGGAAATGACTTCATAGGAGTATGAAGAGAGCCCCCATTGCTACCTGCTCCAGAAGGATTGTGCCATGCAAGCTGCCTGTTCCCCCTGGACAGTACTTGCATCTTACCTGCTGGCAGGAGGGGCTAGCAGCTGGACCGTTCTTCTGTTCATAGTATCTCTTCTCAGCATCATCATATCTGAACTTGTCAAACCAGATCTTTTCATGCATGAGGAAgctggcggccatgtttctgAAAAGAGGGGGGAGACTAAATAAATACCTAGGAATATTTCAGCTCAACGGTTAGGGCCAGCTTAGTCAAACATCATCTCCCTCTTCCATCCCATTGGGCCACATCCCCATTGGGCTCACGGATCCTTCCTACCTGAGATGGGGAGGTTTGTATAAATGGGACCAATTAGGAACCTACTGCTCAGTCACTTGGCCCCCTGTTCAGTCCTTTTGACACTGCAAGATAAGCAAGCgtccttaaaaaaacccagttcAACTACCCTGAGACAAGACACGTGAAAATGCACACAGTCCAACCAACAGTTAATTTTTCTCAATATGCTCATGTTAAGAAACAACCCCTTCCTGACATTGCCTTTCTAGGAGGGCTACGGAGAGTTCCTTTGCCCAGACAGGAGGGTAGCTATGACATCAGCTCTATGGACACCTGAATAAGCCACCAAAATGATTCTAGCTAAATGATTGTAAGTAGCACTTCAactcctatggggggggggaatggagtgtTGTGGAGCCACATTAACCAACGTCCACCAATGGACGCAGCATAGACCTGCTTAAAATAATGCAAAGCCAAGCACCAGGGCAAAGTTTACAAAAGAGCAAGACATCCTATCCCCTTTGTGGAGGCCTTCATTCTAGTAGACAGTGGTTTGGTAAACTGGCCAAAAGAGAAGCACAACATTAAATTTGTGTCTAGAGGGGAAATAGGggcattcataaacagaggtgAGAATTTTGCATGTGGCAGTGGAATTCAAAACTAAGGGAGGTTCACTGCATGGCAGGAGAGACTACATGGGTACTATCAGACGGGATGACACAGAAAAGGATCACAGGATAGAAGATTTTAAGTGtagagggaaaggggagaaccTGACAGGAAACATCAGAATTTGCAATATGCTATTGAGAAACACTTAAATTGCAGGGGGAAGCATAGAGCCAACAAAAAGAAGCACCTTTCAGAGGTATCTGTTTGGTCCATTCCATTCACATAAATGTCCCAAACCTTTCCAGATCAGTCCAAAACCACCAAAACCACTCAGCAAACCTTCAAGCGACAACAATCCTTTGCTAAGAAGCACTTtggggtataaaggtaaaggtaaagggacccctgaccattaggtctagtcatgaccgactctggggttgcagcactcatctcgcgttattggccgatggAGTCAGTGTAcagctaccaggtcatgtggccagcatgactaagccgctttggcgaaccagagcagcgcacggaaatgtatAGTTCCAGCTTAATACAGCCAGTGTTTGAGACAGCCAGAAAGGTCAGATACAGTATCTGTGgagatcatatttttaaaaaaagtttttccatatCTGACAAAAGCAAAAGCTGTGAGACTGTTTCTGTCATGACTGATCTTTTGGTGAGTGACTTTTCCCTAtttcccctaaagaaagctcagtATTTCAGACCTACccttctaaaaaaagctcaacaactttgaattTTCTCCGTAAAAAAGTTCAACTATCTTTGACCCGAACCcacacaaaaagctcaacaactttgactctgctccctaaaaaatgctcaacaactttgacctgaaccccccgaAAAGAGGTAGATCactgttttttttcctgtgagtagattgcagtctcttgggagttggacgtccctgttcTACATATATATAATCAAGCAAATTGCTCTTCTGATGCATGCTAGTTGGAAGGTTTTTGCATGAGGAGCAGGATACTaatcccctaataataataataataataataataataataataataataatacagagatagtAAATCCTGTTTCAGATGCCTCCCCTGAACAGGTTAACAGGCTCTGCAAAAGTAATGGGAATAATTTATAAGCTTAAATAGACCAGAGCAGCAGCACCGGCAATTGAGAAGGACAAATCATAaaaccatttccttcctcctcctaacCTGGACAGGCCCAATTAACATGGATGTCTATTATGGCCTGCTTATATCTTTCTACAGTGGGACACAACACATTTCAATGTTTTACATATAGAAGCTCTTCCACACTATCCTGGCCCATTAGGTTTGGGAATGTTACCCCAGAACAAGCGTTTCCTACTTAGCATGAGACTCTGGTGCACTTGAAGTGAGAGCAGCTGGCTGAGATGGCTTTGCTAGCATGGTTTCGGGCATTCCGGCGCTCTCCTGCTTGCTTGCCAGCTTTGAGGCTCTGAAGATGTAGTACTGCGCCTCAGCACTGTCATAGGTGGGTTTGCTGAGCCACGCAGACTCGCTGTCCTTGTGCATGAAATACCAGGTGGCTGGTGAGAGGGCAGAATCTGGAGGTGCCGTTGCGGAGATGTTGTTGTTTCCCCTCttgcctgctgctgcctgctTCCCCGTGCTACGGCCCTTTTTGTCCTTCCGGCTCCTCTTGGAAGACTCTGGGCGCCCACACTCCTGCAACCTCACCTTTCCCGGAGGGTGCCCGTCAAACATGTTTGTGTAAAAGCATCTCTCTGCGTCATCATAGATAGGCTTTTCCAGCCACACCTCCGAGATCAGCGCCTGCAAACTCGACACCTGAGGCTTGCCATTCACCGGCTGGATCAAAGCATCAGGCAGATTTGGGGACGCACCGGTATCCACAATGATATCTGCAGGCTGGGCTGGTGTTGAAGGAGTAGGCAGCGCAGTCACATAGCCTTCATCTGGTGTTAGTCCACTACTGCTGTGCAATGGCGTGGATGAGAGGTCCAGGGTCTGTGGTAGAGCCAACTGGGATTTTTCGACAAACAGCTTCTCAGCGTCGTCAAAGTTGAACTTGTTGACCCAAGCATCCTGGATGATGTGGTGGCAGGCCATCAGGCTGCCATGGGCACAGGGCAAGGCAGCCAGGTTTCTCTGTGGCCTCCTATCACCTTGGAGGACCTCTGCCTCCGACCAGGGCACCAGCGCAGACTGCTCAGCGGCCGTGAGCCCCTCAGAAGCCTCCTTCAACAACATTTCGGCAAGCTTCTTCCTGTAAGCTGTTTCCGCCCGGTCAAAGAGAGGTTTGTCAAACCAGACACGGTCGGCCAGTAACCCAGCCAGGACAAAGTCCACTTTGGGGTCTAAAGACTTGCGTTTGGGGGAgcacttccttttcttttgcttcttcctgcttcctgccctcCACAGGTTTCCCTTCACCTCTTCCTCCACAGGGTCCTCCTCGTGGCAGAAGCCGTTCACCGCCACCACCTCTTGACAGGCCCCGGCAGCGGAAGCTGCTAAGGTTGCTTCCCGCTCATAGTGGAGCCTCTCTGCCTCGTCATACTTGTACTTGTCCACCCAGACTTTTTCTGCGGGGTAAAGTAGCTTCCTTGTCCTCATCTTCCAAACGGGGCGGCAGCATTAAGAAACAAGCACAGTAATATAGTTGCAGGGGGGGAGAAACCCTAAGACATACTAATGGCATGCAGTTAAGATTCTATTCATTTCAAGACCTCAGGTTCTACTAGCTACATATATGCAGAGCCCTAGTTAAAATCCAATGCTAGTCATATTCAAGAGttgatccactgaaattaaacGGACATGACTGGCTTGGATCAATCAATTTCAGTTAGTTGACTCTTGAGTAAAACACAGCAGGATACAACCCAATGGTGTTTTGGGTGCATAAGAGTTTTGTGCTCCGTTCACTGGTTGAATTACTCAAATGTTCAAAGCTGCTCAAAATAAGCTGCTCTAGAAGGCTCTGCCTTCCCAAACTGCATTTCATATGCCAAAATGGTTTTGTTGTTacgcagtggggggggggagtagatttATTTATGCAGCATAAATTTAGTTCGGTATCTTGGGATGCAGACCAGAACTAGTAAGAGCAATGAAATGATCTGGTTTGCACCCTCTGTCTTCCAGTGATCATGTTCActggaatatacagtggtacctcggttttccaaCACCTCGGATGTCAAACGTTTCAGCTTTCGAACACCAAAAACCTGTAAGTAActgtttcggtttttgaacgctttTCGGAAACCAAACGTGGCACccagcttccatattgagttttccagACGGAAATGCTTCCAGAAAggcatgctttggtttctgaaggtttctagggttaccagactcaatagtggacaggacttctgtgcctttaattgccctgctctctgagtctggaaaccttaaagagacaccggcagaccctttgtttaattttcaagcaaagggtctgctggtttctctttaaggtttccagactcaaaagagagcagggcaattaaaggcacagaagtcctgtcctctattgagtctggcaaccctaaacatttcggaagttgaatggtcttccagaatggattacagtggtacctcgcaagatgaatgccctggaagacgaatttttcgcaagacgaatgcgtcttgcgaattgcggtttcccataggaatgcattgaaatttaattaatgcgttcctatgggcaaaaaaagaaatttcaatgcattcctatgggaaaccgcgattcgcaagatgaattaaattcgtcttgcgaggcaccactgtacgttcaaaaaccgaggtaccactgtataggacatCATCACACACAATGGCAGAGGCAATGCAGATCAAGTAATTGCTGTATTTTGGATTGGAATTTGTGGGCCACCCAGAGCCAACCAATGGCTCTTCAAAGTTCACAGActgtctagcacaggcatcctcaaacttcggtcctccagatgttttggactacaattcccatcatccctgactactggtcctgttagctagggatcatgggagttgtaggcgaaaacatctggagggccatagtttgggaatgcctggtctagcaGATCAACAAAATTAGCAAATCAATTTTACTGCTCATTTGTAGGCTGGGATCAACATATGCATTGTGGGTGATCTTTTATTCATGGGGCTCAAATTATAAAACTTATTATCTAAGCCAAAGTTATCAGTCACATTGCTATATATCCAAGTAGCATTAGTTATTAAAATGTAAATGAGCAGTTTTTAGAACTCCATACTCTTTTTGCAAGAGGATGTCAGAATAAACAGAATATGAATAAATGAATCAGTAGCAACTGCCCAACAACTACAAAGGGAGTAACTGACCTCAGATTTAGAATTTCAGAGTGTGCAGCAGATGGTCATAACCCAATCTACATCTCATGAAAGCCCTGCTGAGGTTTAGTTTGGTTCAAAGCAGTGATTGGTGTGATTTGTGCCCATATTTATGCTATTAATGAAATCCAGAATTTTGAAATTTACCATGTGGTTTAAAATCTATGCTCTTGATACAGTATTAAATATTGGGTCTATCCCTGTGGACCATTTTGTGAATGTGTAATTCTTGTGTAAGTGAATTAACTTGAAAGACACATCAGAACTGGACACCCCCCAAAACTAGGatcatttttaaaatgagctttCTATTTCTTGAAAAGCATTTTAATAAATTTCCCTACTTACTATTGGTGACTTGAAATGGAATGCTCGttctaaaaaaaatggaaatttttACTTCTTAAAAGTCCAGCCCTGACCCCATTGAAAACAAGTTCATATCAAGATGTTGGAAAGCTGGGAGCTGTATGGACTTGGTCATGGGAGGCTACTTTGTGTAAAATCTAGAGCATTGTGACTAGTGAAAGGCAATGACATCACAATGGCATCTCAGGGGGTGAAAGGTAATGACTGATGGGAGTAACCTCTTGCCTCTCCTTGCACATGGCCTCCCAGTgcatataaggtaaagggacccctgaccattaggtccagtcgtgaccgactctggggttgcgcgctcatctcgcattattggccgtgggagccggcatatagcttccaggtcatgtggccagcatgacaaagccacttctggcgaaccagagcagcgcacggaaatgccgtttaccttcccgctgtagtggttcctatttatctacttgcattttgacgtgctttcgaactgctaggttggcaggagctgggactgagcaacgggagctcaccccgtcacagggattcgaaccgctgaccttctgatcagcaagccctaggctctgtggtttaacccacagcaccacctgggtccctttcccaGTGCATATAATGAATGTCAAAACAGGTACATTGCACATTTCCAGTACATCACACAAAGTAGGTCCCATATTTACAGTAACCTcagaattctagttacaggtaggtagccatgttggtctgccgtagtcaaaacaaaataaaaaaattccttccagtagcaccttag from Zootoca vivipara chromosome 8, rZooViv1.1, whole genome shotgun sequence encodes:
- the EEF1D gene encoding elongation factor 1-delta isoform X4 — protein: MRTRKLLYPAEKVWVDKYKYDEAERLHYEREATLAASAAGACQEVVAVNGFCHEEDPVEEEVKGNLWRAGSRKKQKKRKCSPKRKSLDPKVDFVLAGLLADRVWFDKPLFDRAETAYRKKLAEMLLKEASEGLTAAEQSALVPWSEAEVLQGDRRPQRNLAALPCAHGSLMACHHIIQDAWVNKFNFDDAEKLFVEKSQLALPQTLDLSSTPLHSSSGLTPDEGYVTALPTPSTPAQPADIIVDTGASPNLPDALIQPVNGKPQVSSLQALISEVWLEKPIYDDAERCFYTNMFDGHPPGKVRLQECGRPESSKRSRKDKKGRSTGKQAAAGKRGNNNISATAPPDSALSPATWYFMHKDSESAWLSKPTYDSAEAQYYIFRASKLASKQESAGMPETMLAKPSQPAALTSSAPESHAKNMAASFLMHEKIWFDKFRYDDAEKRYYEQKNGPAASPSCQQSVSSTSAAGPAGDQSELVTRIATLEAENQNLRCVVTDLQLAISRLENRLSLLEKSSTSHHPSPPPPTQHVTPMKKVEPLTHLSRKVELPSASSTRKAESSTAEAADEDDDDIDLFGSDEEEEDQEAARVREERLKQYAEKKSKKPGLIAKSSILLDVKPWDDETDMAKMEECVRSVQMDGLVWGASKLVPVGYGINKLQIQCVVEDDKVGTDILEEEITKFEDYVQSVDIAAFNKI
- the EEF1D gene encoding elongation factor 1-delta isoform X2, with protein sequence MRTRKLLYPAEKVWVDKYKYDEAERLHYEREATLAASAAGACQEVVAVNGFCHEEDPVEEEVKGNLWRAGSRKKQKKRKCSPKRKSLDPKVDFVLAGLLADRVWFDKPLFDRAETAYRKKLAEMLLKEASEGLTAAEQSALVPWSEAEVLQGDRRPQRNLAALPCAHGSLMACHHIIQDAWVNKFNFDDAEKLFVEKSQLALPQTLDLSSTPLHSSSGLTPDEGYVTALPTPSTPAQPADIIVDTGASPNLPDALIQPVNGKPQVSSLQALISEVWLEKPIYDDAERCFYTNMFDGHPPGKVRLQECGRPESSKRSRKDKKGRSTGKQAAAGKRGNNNISATAPPDSALSPATWYFMHKDSESAWLSKPTYDSAEAQYYIFRASKLASKQESAGMPETMLAKPSQPAALTSSAPESHAKNMAASFLMHEKIWFDKFRYDDAEKRYYEQKNGPAASPSCQQENGASTILRDIARARENIQKSLAGSVSSTSAAGPAGDQSELVTRIATLEAENQNLRCVVTDLQLAISRLENRLSLLEKSSTSHHPSPPPPTQHVTPMKKVEPLTHLSRKVELPSASSTRKAESSTAEAADEDDDDIDLFGSDEEEEDQEAARVREERLKQYAEKKSKKPGLIAKSSILLDVKPWDDETDMAKMEECVRSVQMDGLVWGASKLVPVGYGINKLQIQCVVEDDKVGTDILEEEITKFEDYVQSVDIAAFNKI
- the EEF1D gene encoding elongation factor 1-delta isoform X1, whose product is MRTRKLLYPAEKVWVDKYKYDEAERLHYEREATLAASAAGACQEVVAVNGFCHEEDPVEEEVKGNLWRAGSRKKQKKRKCSPKRKSLDPKVDFVLAGLLADRVWFDKPLFDRAETAYRKKLAEMLLKEASEGLTAAEQSALVPWSEAEVLQGDRRPQRNLAALPCAHGSLMACHHIIQDAWVNKFNFDDAEKLFVEKSQLALPQTLDLSSTPLHSSSGLTPDEGYVTALPTPSTPAQPADIIVDTGASPNLPDALIQPVNGKPQVSSLQALISEVWLEKPIYDDAERCFYTNMFDGHPPGKVRLQECGRPESSKRSRKDKKGRSTGKQAAAGKRGNNNISATAPPDSALSPATWYFMHKDSESAWLSKPTYDSAEAQYYIFRASKLASKQESAGMPETMLAKPSQPAALTSSAPESHAKNMAASFLMHEKIWFDKFRYDDAEKRYYEQKNGPAASPSCQQENGASTILRDIARARENIQKSLAGLKTVLQNPHEAPPARRKKQSGRATSVSSTSAAGPAGDQSELVTRIATLEAENQNLRCVVTDLQLAISRLENRLSLLEKSSTSHHPSPPPPTQHVTPMKKVEPLTHLSRKVELPSASSTRKAESSTAEAADEDDDDIDLFGSDEEEEDQEAARVREERLKQYAEKKSKKPGLIAKSSILLDVKPWDDETDMAKMEECVRSVQMDGLVWGASKLVPVGYGINKLQIQCVVEDDKVGTDILEEEITKFEDYVQSVDIAAFNKI